The genomic window GATGTGCGCTTCGTTGAAGGATCCTTTCAGGGAAGATCCCCTGTGCCCCGACGTGCCGAAGGAGACGAGCAGGAGGGGATTCTCCGGGTCGGGCTGGTCGGTGTAGTAGGCCGACACCAGGCCGGGAATGGAGACGAGCATAGTATGGGGCGGCCGATGACCCGCAAGAGAAGAAATCGTCATGAGGGACCTCCTATTTCTCGAAAAATCCGTCGGGACGGAAGGGGTACTCGATGTAGCCCGCCGCCTCGGCGGCGAAATCAGAGTCGAAGAGGAGGGCAAGAATCCACAGGGAAAGGTCGATCCCGGAACTGACGCCTCCGGCTGTGAGAATCCGGCCGTCCTTCACCACCTTCTTCTCCATGACCTTGACGCCGGGGTAGGAATCGAGCTCCTCGAAATAGCCGTGGTGGGTGGTGGCAGCCCTTCCCTCTAGAAGCCCCGCCTCGGCGGCTATGAAGGCTCCGGTGCACACCGTGCCCAGGAAGCGCACCTGCTCGTACCGCTCCTTCACGAAGTTGATCACCCGTTTGTCCCTGACGGCGATCCGCCGTCCCTGCCCTCCCGGAAGGATGAGCACGTCCAGCCGTGGGCAGAGATCGGCCCCTCCGTCGGGCAGGAAACGCAGACCGTTGGCTGCCTTGATGGGTCCGTCCTGGAAGGCGAGAATTTTCACGTCCATGCTGTCCGGCTTCACGGCGTTCGCCGCCGAAAGCGTCTCAAAGGGGCCGACAAAATCCAGCTCCTCCACGTCGGGAAAAACAAGTATTCCTGCCTGTATCACGGTATCCACCCTCTCTTTTTTTGAAAGTGTACTCCCGGTATCCGTTTCACTTCCTGAGAAACGTTCCGTTGTCCAGGTCCCGGAAGGTTTGTTCAAGTTCCTCCTTCGTGTTCATCACTGTGTTCATAACTATGGGGGCCGCCCCAGGCCGCACGTTCGCCCACGGGCATGCCCTCCAGGACATACACGAACAACTGAGGCCCCAGGTGGCGTTTCCTCCGTCCACCGCCCGCCACCCCGGACGGAAACGCCGAGATACCCGGACAGCAACCGAACTTCCACGGTCTCGTCGATTATCCGGGGAATGTTCGCGCTGACAATATCATTGTACTTCCATTTCTCCGCTGTGATAAGGTAGGCGATCGTCTCGATACCCCTGTGGGGATGCCATGAAAATCCCTTCACGTAGTCGGCAGGGTCTTTCGAATCAAGTCACCCGGCAGCAGGAAGGGATCGAAGTCCCTCACATCGCGCTGCCCGAAGATGCACACCAGGCTGACTCCTGCGCCGTCGACGGTTCTGCGGCCGGAAACGATCTTTGTCGGAACCAGCATATTCTCAATTTTCAATGAACACCGCCTTATCTCTTTACTACGTTATATTATTCAATGAAAGGACATACGTCAAGGACAGGCCTGCCTGAACCTAAATCCGCAGGCAGCGGGGAGCGTCACCGGTGCTCGCTTGGGCGGGGGGTACAGATTGTCGTCCTTGACAACTGCACCTGAAACCGACATCCATGTCGGTTTCTCTCCCCCGGCGCCCTTCCCCAGGGGATAATCTCTTCGCCCCTGGCGGGGCGAATTCACCTTATGCCCGGCGACACTCCCTCTGCCTGAAAACCTGCGGATTTAGGCTGAATGAGAATCGGTAGAACTACGTACTCCTGAGAGGTATGGCTTTCCAATAGTATTCCGAAATTTTCAATGCTATTCTTTCACCACTCATGAAGAGGAGGGGATAACGATGTTCACGTGGAAGCGGGTCCGCTATGCGGTCATGCTCGGTTTTCTGGCGTTCATCACCTGGGTGGGGTACAGGCACCAGGTTCTTGGAGGAGGGCCTGCGGGGGTCCCG from Aminivibrio sp. includes these protein-coding regions:
- a CDS encoding DJ-1/PfpI family protein, which produces MIQAGILVFPDVEELDFVGPFETLSAANAVKPDSMDVKILAFQDGPIKAANGLRFLPDGGADLCPRLDVLILPGGQGRRIAVRDKRVINFVKERYEQVRFLGTVCTGAFIAAEAGLLEGRAATTHHGYFEELDSYPGVKVMEKKVVKDGRILTAGGVSSGIDLSLWILALLFDSDFAAEAAGYIEYPFRPDGFFEK